In Aegilops tauschii subsp. strangulata cultivar AL8/78 chromosome 3, Aet v6.0, whole genome shotgun sequence, one genomic interval encodes:
- the LOC109739155 gene encoding uncharacterized protein, with protein sequence MDSNMKELQEALVDIETDAEQLLLARHELVQNDKMRNANREALTALRKRARTTKSSVPSPFDIVMKEMEGTSGKQLVKEICSTCGNHDPKEHTWLMFPGSDIFARVPFHATHTILEEDQERLDFDTKKLQSFVKEKSFLISEKGALADKISPGIVKSLVSLTDNPK encoded by the exons ATGGACTCTAACATGAAGGAGCTTCAAGAGGCTCTGGTTGACATTGAAACTGATGCAGAGCAACTTCTTCTAGCTAGACATGAG CTTGTGCAAAATGACAAGATGAGGAATGCTAACAGGGAGGCGTTGACAGCCCTCCGGAAAAGAGCCAGGACAACCAAAAGTAGTGTTCCATCTCCCTTTGACATCGTAATGAAAGAAATGGAAGGAACCTCAGGCAAGCAGCTGGTAAAGGAGATATGCTCAACTTGTGGAAACCACGACCCCAAGGAACATACCTGGCTAATGTTTCCAGGATCAGATATTTTTGCCCGTGTTCCATTTCATGCAACACACACTATTCTGGAAGAAG ATCAAGAACGCCTAGACTTCGACACCAAGAAGCTGCAGAGCTTTGTGAAGGAGAAGTCATTTCTGATCTCCGAGAAGGGCGCCCTTGCTGACAAGATCAGCCCTGGGATCGTGAAATCCCTTGTCAGCCTCACAGATAATCCTAAGTAG